A part of Aegilops tauschii subsp. strangulata cultivar AL8/78 chromosome 2, Aet v6.0, whole genome shotgun sequence genomic DNA contains:
- the LOC109773332 gene encoding SUPPRESSOR OF GAMMA RESPONSE 1, translating to MAEFFRPLIVTAKTIATMVIRPSLCQIEELVAWIECPNCKYRIDNTDVLSQWPGLPAGVKFDPTDLELLEHLEGKVSRAASHVLIDDFIPTIEEAEGICYTHPENLPGIKNDGSTCHFFHKVSNAYVVGKRKRRKISNSDHTVCDENLRWHKTGKSRSILDNNGDIKGWKKILVLYIGYRKGGGKTEKTNWRMHQYHLGVDQDEKQEELVVSKVFYQVQSMNAGQSLVCGVNEEFDSFAGENDPTTSMPYPLQTRCPNGSPSGTEQNQEGESRVSTVREAGEWLAGSSSHAVEDAAVSGLDEHLSHGGAPDATYPDPEGQPLPLDAEALQEFPDLGTPQDISLPTDMQLESQDSMEMWLASVLTEDEEGFEAAEQREEAGFSP from the exons ATGGCAGA ATTCTTCAGGCCATTGATCGTTACTGCCAAGACAATTGCTACGATGGTAATTCGTCCGTCGCTTTGCCAGATTGAGGAATTGGTTGCATGGATCGAGTGCCCAAATTGCAAATACCGCATTGATAATACTGAT GTTCTATCACAGTGGCCAGGACTCCCTGCTGGTGTTAAGTTCGATCCAACTGATCTCGAACTGCTTGAACATTTAGAAGGAAAGGTCAGCAGGGCAGCGTCCCATGTACTAATAGATGATTTTATTCCAACCATAGAGGAGGCTGAAGGAATCTGCTATACACATCCGGAAAATCTCCCTG GTATCAAGAATGACGGGAGCACCTGTCACTTCTTCCACAAAGTATCCAATGCATACGTTGTTGGCAAGCGTAAGCGTCGCAAGATTAGCAACAGTGAccacactgtttgtgatgagaatCTCAGATGGCACAAGACTGGAAAATCGAGATCTATCTTAGATAATAACGGTGACATAAAAGGGTGGAAGAAAATATTGGTTCTTTACATAGGTTACCGGAAAGGAGGTGGCAAGACAGAAAAAACTAATTGGAGAATGCATCAGTACCACCTTGGGGTAGATCAAGATGAGAAGCAGGAGGAGCTTGTTGTTTCCAAAGTCTTTTATCAGGTGCAGTCAATGAATGCTGGGCAGTCTCTAGTGTGCGGTGTTAATGAAGAATTCGATTCATTTGCTGGGGAAAACGATCCTACAACCTCAATGCCATACCCTCTGCAGACTCGTTGCCCAAACGGTAGTCCATCCGGAACCGAGCAGAATCAG GAGGGAGAGTCCCGCGTGTCTACAGTTCGGGAAGCTGGGGAATGGCTCGCGGGAAGCTCGTCGCATGCCGTGGAGGACGCAGCGGTGTCTGGCCTGGATGAACACCTGTCACACGGCGGAGCCCCGGACGCCACCTACCCTGACCCTGAGGGGCAGCCTCTGCCTCTTGACGCCGAGGCGCTCCAGGAGTTCCCCGACCTCGGAACGCCTCAGGATATCTCCCTTCCGACT GACATGCAGCTCGAGTCGCAGGATAGCATGGAGATGTGGCTGGCCAGCGTGTTAACAGAGGATGAGGAGGGGTTTGAAGCAGCAGAGCAACGAGAAGAGGCCGGTTTTTCTCCGTGA